A window of Choloepus didactylus isolate mChoDid1 chromosome 23, mChoDid1.pri, whole genome shotgun sequence contains these coding sequences:
- the CCDC157 gene encoding coiled-coil domain-containing protein 157 isoform X2: MNSAAPRRTPLTDQTTSYQDGGSRAGRIEGDLALETRSRHLDELLALSLRTHRPAQGLDTLRHSSSSPAAGTCTEGTIVDVFSRAGPVCAPSWKFPDRVACDLDMVSLLEHYDYMPGDPEFTQLSHAVLLELVIDRLLLLLQSCASYLENLSSEQMMPLAQAVGPCMSVGLTVRCFWNSLLKLGTLYQQAAPQKRVNQGETLTSKPTAKGEPVRSPEFVPAKFIKPLSPKPDLPQSCQEPDTVPIRATRATENARSIHSQTVETALVPCDACASVQGSLREVGKVVMSLCQAQNLPSSLGPFQQLVQDSMGLKPLPAATVGHWAAEQSKDLLRVSKHVEALTQLIGPLRAQLEEAEGQKAGLKKQVGELEQALQQEQGERRQQAEEAEQRLAEREHDKQQLLTETRDLKRKVAALEEQLRQQQESIEAVEAKAKQLQEEAELRAAAEKQVQQLEEQVQLLAGRLDGASQQIRWASTELDKEKARVDSMVRHQESLQVKQRALLQQLDGLDQEREELRGRLDEAEAQRAHVEEQLQCLQSEREQGQCQLRAQQELLQSLQREKQGLEQATTDLQLTISELERELLELRERERLLVAFPDLHRPSKAQIQSSGNITDDMERQVEANDIRIRVLQEENGRLRATLGKIHEVAQQGGLQLIPQDQLWCPPTTGSQGTAHTARAQKASPGPLGRRPLPGSRTGSAGRSQPGQPRASPPQQPCSQPSQSSLEDVTHSAICAQNPIRVLARLRRRISPGRGQASSANQPQERPT; this comes from the exons ACCTTGCACTGGAGACAAGAAGCCGGCACCTGGATGAGCTTCTGGCCCTGAGCCTCAGAACCCACAGGCCAGCCCAAGGGCTGGACACACTCAGACACTCCAGTTCCAGCCCTGCAGCAGGCACCTGTACAGAG GGCACCATCGTTGACGTGTTCTCCCGTGCTGGCCCCGTGTGTGCCCCCTCCTGGAAGTTCCCCGACCGCGTGGCTTGCGACCTGGACATGGTGTCCCTGCTGGAGCACTACGACTACATGCCGGGCGACCCCGAGTTCACGCAGCTGTCCCACGCTGTGCTGCTGGAGCTGGTGATCGACAG GCTCCTGCTGCTGCTTCAGAGCTGTGCAAGCTACCTGGAGAACCTCAGCTCGGAGCAGATGATGCCCCTGGCCCAGGCCGTGGGGCCCTGTATGTCCGTGGGGCTCACAGTGCGCTGCTTCTGGAACAGCCTGCTGAAGCTGGGCACACTTTACCAGCAAGCAGCCCCCCAG AAAAGGGTGAACCAAGGGGAAACCCTTACCTCCAAGCCCACAGCCAAGGGCGAGCCAGTCAGGAGCCCTGAATTTGTACCTGCCAAGTTCATCAAGCCCCTGTCCCCAAAGCCAGACTTGCCCCAGAGCTGCCAAGAACCAGACACTGTCCCCATCAGAGCAACCAGGGCCACTGAGAACGCCAGGAGCATCCACTCCCAGACCGTTGAGACGGCCCTGGTGCCCTGTGACGCATGCGCCAGCGTTCAGGGCAGCCTGCGGGAGGTGGGCAAGGTGGTCATGAGCCTGTGTCAGGCCCAGAACTTGCCCTCGTCCCTAGGCCCCTTCCAGCAGCTGGTGCAGGACAGCATGGGGCTCAAGCCACTGCCAGCTGCCACCGTGGGCCACTGGGCAGCAGAGCAGAGCAAAGACCTGCTGCGTGTCAGTAAGCATGTGGAGGCCCTCACTCAGCTCATCGGGCCCCTCCGGGCCCAGCTGGAGGAggctgagggacagaaggccggACTGAAGAAGCAGGTGGGCGAGCTGGAGCAAGCCCTGCAGCAGGAGCAGGGAGAGCGGCGGCAGCAGGCAGAGGAGGCTGAGCAGCGCCTGGCTGAGCGGGAACATGACAAGCAGCAACTGCTCACAG AAACGAGAGACCTAAAGAGAAAGGTGGCCGCCCTGGAGGAGCAGCTGAGGCAGCAGCAGGAGTCCATAGAGGCTGTGG AGGCAAAGGCAAAGCAGCTGCAGGAGGAGGCGGAGCTCAGGGCGGCAGCTGAGAAGCAGGTGCAACAGCTGGAAGAGCAGGTGCAGCTGCTGGCCGGGCGGCTGGACGGGGCCAGCCAGCAGATCCGCTGGGCCAGCACAGAGCTGGACAAGGAGAAGGCCCGGGTTGACAGCATGGTCCGCCACCAGGAG TCCCTGCAGGTCAAACAGCGAGCCCTGCTACAGCAGCTGGACGGCCTGGACCAGGAGCGCGAGGAGCTACGAGGCCGCCTGGATGAGGCTGAGGCCCAGCGGGCCCATGTGGAGGAGCAGCTGCAGTGCCTGCAGAGCGAGAGGGAGCAAGGCCAGTGCCAGCTCCGGGCCCAGCAG gagctgCTGCAGAGCCTGCAGCGGGAGAAGCAAGGCCTGGAGCAGGCGACGACGGACCTGCAGCTGACCATCTCAGAGCTGGAACGGGAGCTCCTGGAGCTGCGGGAGCGAGAGCGGCTGCTGGTGGCCTTCCCGGACCTCCACAGGCCCAGCAAGGCCCAGATCCAAA GCTCCGGCAACATCACAGATGACATGGAGAGGCAGGTAGAGGCCAATGACATCCGCATCCGGGTCCTACAGGAGGAGAACGGGCGGCTTCGGGCCACGCTGGGCAAAATCCACGAGGTGGCTCAGCAGGGGGGCCTCCAG CTGATCCCCCAGGACCAGCTCTGGTGCCCTCCAACCACGGGAAGCCAGGGCACAGCACACACAGCTCGGGCCCAGAAGGCATCCCCAGG GCCCCTGGGCAGGCGGCCCCTGCCAGGCAGCAGGACAGGCAGTGCAGGCAGGAGCCAGCCAGGACAGCCCCGAGCATCCCCGCCTCAGCAGCCCTGCAGCCAGCCCAGCCAGTCCTCCCTGGAGGACGTGACCCACTCGGCCATCTGTGCCCAGAACCCCATCAGGGTCCTGGCCAGGCTGAGGAGGAGAATCTCCCCTGGCCGGGGCCAGGCCAGCTCTGCAAACCAGCCCCAGGAGCGGCCCACATAA
- the CCDC157 gene encoding coiled-coil domain-containing protein 157 isoform X3, which translates to MSRPDTRAEAATQETDLALETRSRHLDELLALSLRTHRPAQGLDTLRHSSSSPAAGTCTEGTIVDVFSRAGPVCAPSWKFPDRVACDLDMVSLLEHYDYMPGDPEFTQLSHAVLLELVIDRLLLLLQSCASYLENLSSEQMMPLAQAVGPCMSVGLTVRCFWNSLLKLGTLYQQAAPQKRVNQGETLTSKPTAKGEPVRSPEFVPAKFIKPLSPKPDLPQSCQEPDTVPIRATRATENARSIHSQTVETALVPCDACASVQGSLREVGKVVMSLCQAQNLPSSLGPFQQLVQDSMGLKPLPAATVGHWAAEQSKDLLRVSKHVEALTQLIGPLRAQLEEAEGQKAGLKKQVGELEQALQQEQGERRQQAEEAEQRLAEREHDKQQLLTETRDLKRKVAALEEQLRQQQESIEAVEAKAKQLQEEAELRAAAEKQVQQLEEQVQLLAGRLDGASQQIRWASTELDKEKARVDSMVRHQESLQVKQRALLQQLDGLDQEREELRGRLDEAEAQRAHVEEQLQCLQSEREQGQCQLRAQQELLQSLQREKQGLEQATTDLQLTISELERELLELRERERLLVAFPDLHRPSKAQIQSSGNITDDMERQVEANDIRIRVLQEENGRLRATLGKIHEVAQQGGLQLIPQDQLWCPPTTGSQGTAHTARAQKASPGMWSPQPCRVQACGGPRSSWLPPDGRWDSTQRAERSFWHLGNMEVFLSLVQGLQGKTWTLNHLKEERFQGEGGDVWGMESSAELGPGGH; encoded by the exons ACCTTGCACTGGAGACAAGAAGCCGGCACCTGGATGAGCTTCTGGCCCTGAGCCTCAGAACCCACAGGCCAGCCCAAGGGCTGGACACACTCAGACACTCCAGTTCCAGCCCTGCAGCAGGCACCTGTACAGAG GGCACCATCGTTGACGTGTTCTCCCGTGCTGGCCCCGTGTGTGCCCCCTCCTGGAAGTTCCCCGACCGCGTGGCTTGCGACCTGGACATGGTGTCCCTGCTGGAGCACTACGACTACATGCCGGGCGACCCCGAGTTCACGCAGCTGTCCCACGCTGTGCTGCTGGAGCTGGTGATCGACAG GCTCCTGCTGCTGCTTCAGAGCTGTGCAAGCTACCTGGAGAACCTCAGCTCGGAGCAGATGATGCCCCTGGCCCAGGCCGTGGGGCCCTGTATGTCCGTGGGGCTCACAGTGCGCTGCTTCTGGAACAGCCTGCTGAAGCTGGGCACACTTTACCAGCAAGCAGCCCCCCAG AAAAGGGTGAACCAAGGGGAAACCCTTACCTCCAAGCCCACAGCCAAGGGCGAGCCAGTCAGGAGCCCTGAATTTGTACCTGCCAAGTTCATCAAGCCCCTGTCCCCAAAGCCAGACTTGCCCCAGAGCTGCCAAGAACCAGACACTGTCCCCATCAGAGCAACCAGGGCCACTGAGAACGCCAGGAGCATCCACTCCCAGACCGTTGAGACGGCCCTGGTGCCCTGTGACGCATGCGCCAGCGTTCAGGGCAGCCTGCGGGAGGTGGGCAAGGTGGTCATGAGCCTGTGTCAGGCCCAGAACTTGCCCTCGTCCCTAGGCCCCTTCCAGCAGCTGGTGCAGGACAGCATGGGGCTCAAGCCACTGCCAGCTGCCACCGTGGGCCACTGGGCAGCAGAGCAGAGCAAAGACCTGCTGCGTGTCAGTAAGCATGTGGAGGCCCTCACTCAGCTCATCGGGCCCCTCCGGGCCCAGCTGGAGGAggctgagggacagaaggccggACTGAAGAAGCAGGTGGGCGAGCTGGAGCAAGCCCTGCAGCAGGAGCAGGGAGAGCGGCGGCAGCAGGCAGAGGAGGCTGAGCAGCGCCTGGCTGAGCGGGAACATGACAAGCAGCAACTGCTCACAG AAACGAGAGACCTAAAGAGAAAGGTGGCCGCCCTGGAGGAGCAGCTGAGGCAGCAGCAGGAGTCCATAGAGGCTGTGG AGGCAAAGGCAAAGCAGCTGCAGGAGGAGGCGGAGCTCAGGGCGGCAGCTGAGAAGCAGGTGCAACAGCTGGAAGAGCAGGTGCAGCTGCTGGCCGGGCGGCTGGACGGGGCCAGCCAGCAGATCCGCTGGGCCAGCACAGAGCTGGACAAGGAGAAGGCCCGGGTTGACAGCATGGTCCGCCACCAGGAG TCCCTGCAGGTCAAACAGCGAGCCCTGCTACAGCAGCTGGACGGCCTGGACCAGGAGCGCGAGGAGCTACGAGGCCGCCTGGATGAGGCTGAGGCCCAGCGGGCCCATGTGGAGGAGCAGCTGCAGTGCCTGCAGAGCGAGAGGGAGCAAGGCCAGTGCCAGCTCCGGGCCCAGCAG gagctgCTGCAGAGCCTGCAGCGGGAGAAGCAAGGCCTGGAGCAGGCGACGACGGACCTGCAGCTGACCATCTCAGAGCTGGAACGGGAGCTCCTGGAGCTGCGGGAGCGAGAGCGGCTGCTGGTGGCCTTCCCGGACCTCCACAGGCCCAGCAAGGCCCAGATCCAAA GCTCCGGCAACATCACAGATGACATGGAGAGGCAGGTAGAGGCCAATGACATCCGCATCCGGGTCCTACAGGAGGAGAACGGGCGGCTTCGGGCCACGCTGGGCAAAATCCACGAGGTGGCTCAGCAGGGGGGCCTCCAG CTGATCCCCCAGGACCAGCTCTGGTGCCCTCCAACCACGGGAAGCCAGGGCACAGCACACACAGCTCGGGCCCAGAAGGCATCCCCAGG GATGTGGAGTCCCCAGCCTTGCCGAGTCCAGGCATGTGGTGGGCCCCGGAGCTCCTGGCTTCCTCCAGACGGGAGATGGGACAGCACACAGAGGGCAGAAAGAAGCTTCTGGCACTTGGGCAACATGGAAGTCTTTCTCTCCCTAGTGCAAGGGCTACAGGGTAAAACATGGACTCTTAACCATCTCAAAGAAGAGAGGTTTCAGGGTGAGGGTGGCGATGTGTGGGGAATGGAAAGCAGTGCTGAGCTGGGCCCAGGAGGACACTGA
- the CCDC157 gene encoding coiled-coil domain-containing protein 157 isoform X1, translated as MNSAAPRRTPLTDQTTSYQDGGSRAGRIEGDLALETRSRHLDELLALSLRTHRPAQGLDTLRHSSSSPAAGTCTEGTIVDVFSRAGPVCAPSWKFPDRVACDLDMVSLLEHYDYMPGDPEFTQLSHAVLLELVIDRLLLLLQSCASYLENLSSEQMMPLAQAVGPCMSVGLTVRCFWNSLLKLGTLYQQAAPQKRVNQGETLTSKPTAKGEPVRSPEFVPAKFIKPLSPKPDLPQSCQEPDTVPIRATRATENARSIHSQTVETALVPCDACASVQGSLREVGKVVMSLCQAQNLPSSLGPFQQLVQDSMGLKPLPAATVGHWAAEQSKDLLRVSKHVEALTQLIGPLRAQLEEAEGQKAGLKKQVGELEQALQQEQGERRQQAEEAEQRLAEREHDKQQLLTETRDLKRKVAALEEQLRQQQESIEAVEAKAKQLQEEAELRAAAEKQVQQLEEQVQLLAGRLDGASQQIRWASTELDKEKARVDSMVRHQESLQVKQRALLQQLDGLDQEREELRGRLDEAEAQRAHVEEQLQCLQSEREQGQCQLRAQQELLQSLQREKQGLEQATTDLQLTISELERELLELRERERLLVAFPDLHRPSKAQIQSSGNITDDMERQVEANDIRIRVLQEENGRLRATLGKIHEVAQQGGLQLIPQDQLWCPPTTGSQGTAHTARAQKASPGMWSPQPCRVQACGGPRSSWLPPDGRWDSTQRAERSFWHLGNMEVFLSLVQGLQGKTWTLNHLKEERFQGEGGDVWGMESSAELGPGGH; from the exons ACCTTGCACTGGAGACAAGAAGCCGGCACCTGGATGAGCTTCTGGCCCTGAGCCTCAGAACCCACAGGCCAGCCCAAGGGCTGGACACACTCAGACACTCCAGTTCCAGCCCTGCAGCAGGCACCTGTACAGAG GGCACCATCGTTGACGTGTTCTCCCGTGCTGGCCCCGTGTGTGCCCCCTCCTGGAAGTTCCCCGACCGCGTGGCTTGCGACCTGGACATGGTGTCCCTGCTGGAGCACTACGACTACATGCCGGGCGACCCCGAGTTCACGCAGCTGTCCCACGCTGTGCTGCTGGAGCTGGTGATCGACAG GCTCCTGCTGCTGCTTCAGAGCTGTGCAAGCTACCTGGAGAACCTCAGCTCGGAGCAGATGATGCCCCTGGCCCAGGCCGTGGGGCCCTGTATGTCCGTGGGGCTCACAGTGCGCTGCTTCTGGAACAGCCTGCTGAAGCTGGGCACACTTTACCAGCAAGCAGCCCCCCAG AAAAGGGTGAACCAAGGGGAAACCCTTACCTCCAAGCCCACAGCCAAGGGCGAGCCAGTCAGGAGCCCTGAATTTGTACCTGCCAAGTTCATCAAGCCCCTGTCCCCAAAGCCAGACTTGCCCCAGAGCTGCCAAGAACCAGACACTGTCCCCATCAGAGCAACCAGGGCCACTGAGAACGCCAGGAGCATCCACTCCCAGACCGTTGAGACGGCCCTGGTGCCCTGTGACGCATGCGCCAGCGTTCAGGGCAGCCTGCGGGAGGTGGGCAAGGTGGTCATGAGCCTGTGTCAGGCCCAGAACTTGCCCTCGTCCCTAGGCCCCTTCCAGCAGCTGGTGCAGGACAGCATGGGGCTCAAGCCACTGCCAGCTGCCACCGTGGGCCACTGGGCAGCAGAGCAGAGCAAAGACCTGCTGCGTGTCAGTAAGCATGTGGAGGCCCTCACTCAGCTCATCGGGCCCCTCCGGGCCCAGCTGGAGGAggctgagggacagaaggccggACTGAAGAAGCAGGTGGGCGAGCTGGAGCAAGCCCTGCAGCAGGAGCAGGGAGAGCGGCGGCAGCAGGCAGAGGAGGCTGAGCAGCGCCTGGCTGAGCGGGAACATGACAAGCAGCAACTGCTCACAG AAACGAGAGACCTAAAGAGAAAGGTGGCCGCCCTGGAGGAGCAGCTGAGGCAGCAGCAGGAGTCCATAGAGGCTGTGG AGGCAAAGGCAAAGCAGCTGCAGGAGGAGGCGGAGCTCAGGGCGGCAGCTGAGAAGCAGGTGCAACAGCTGGAAGAGCAGGTGCAGCTGCTGGCCGGGCGGCTGGACGGGGCCAGCCAGCAGATCCGCTGGGCCAGCACAGAGCTGGACAAGGAGAAGGCCCGGGTTGACAGCATGGTCCGCCACCAGGAG TCCCTGCAGGTCAAACAGCGAGCCCTGCTACAGCAGCTGGACGGCCTGGACCAGGAGCGCGAGGAGCTACGAGGCCGCCTGGATGAGGCTGAGGCCCAGCGGGCCCATGTGGAGGAGCAGCTGCAGTGCCTGCAGAGCGAGAGGGAGCAAGGCCAGTGCCAGCTCCGGGCCCAGCAG gagctgCTGCAGAGCCTGCAGCGGGAGAAGCAAGGCCTGGAGCAGGCGACGACGGACCTGCAGCTGACCATCTCAGAGCTGGAACGGGAGCTCCTGGAGCTGCGGGAGCGAGAGCGGCTGCTGGTGGCCTTCCCGGACCTCCACAGGCCCAGCAAGGCCCAGATCCAAA GCTCCGGCAACATCACAGATGACATGGAGAGGCAGGTAGAGGCCAATGACATCCGCATCCGGGTCCTACAGGAGGAGAACGGGCGGCTTCGGGCCACGCTGGGCAAAATCCACGAGGTGGCTCAGCAGGGGGGCCTCCAG CTGATCCCCCAGGACCAGCTCTGGTGCCCTCCAACCACGGGAAGCCAGGGCACAGCACACACAGCTCGGGCCCAGAAGGCATCCCCAGG GATGTGGAGTCCCCAGCCTTGCCGAGTCCAGGCATGTGGTGGGCCCCGGAGCTCCTGGCTTCCTCCAGACGGGAGATGGGACAGCACACAGAGGGCAGAAAGAAGCTTCTGGCACTTGGGCAACATGGAAGTCTTTCTCTCCCTAGTGCAAGGGCTACAGGGTAAAACATGGACTCTTAACCATCTCAAAGAAGAGAGGTTTCAGGGTGAGGGTGGCGATGTGTGGGGAATGGAAAGCAGTGCTGAGCTGGGCCCAGGAGGACACTGA
- the CCDC157 gene encoding coiled-coil domain-containing protein 157 isoform X4 codes for MNSAAPRRTPLTDQTTSYQDGGSRAGRIEGDLALETRSRHLDELLALSLRTHRPAQGLDTLRHSSSSPAAGTCTEGTIVDVFSRAGPVCAPSWKFPDRVACDLDMVSLLEHYDYMPGDPEFTQLSHAVLLELVIDRLLLLLQSCASYLENLSSEQMMPLAQAVGPCMSVGLTVRCFWNSLLKLGTLYQQAAPQKRVNQGETLTSKPTAKGEPVRSPEFVPAKFIKPLSPKPDLPQSCQEPDTVPIRATRATENARSIHSQTVETALVPCDACASVQGSLREVGKVVMSLCQAQNLPSSLGPFQQLVQDSMGLKPLPAATVGHWAAEQSKDLLRVSKHVEALTQLIGPLRAQLEEAEGQKAGLKKQVGELEQALQQEQGERRQQAEEAEQRLAEREHDKQQLLTETRDLKRKVAALEEQLRQQQESIEAVEAKAKQLQEEAELRAAAEKQVQQLEEQVQLLAGRLDGASQQIRWASTELDKEKARVDSMVRHQESLQVKQRALLQQLDGLDQEREEELLQSLQREKQGLEQATTDLQLTISELERELLELRERERLLVAFPDLHRPSKAQIQSSGNITDDMERQVEANDIRIRVLQEENGRLRATLGKIHEVAQQGGLQLIPQDQLWCPPTTGSQGTAHTARAQKASPGMWSPQPCRVQACGGPRSSWLPPDGRWDSTQRAERSFWHLGNMEVFLSLVQGLQGKTWTLNHLKEERFQGEGGDVWGMESSAELGPGGH; via the exons ACCTTGCACTGGAGACAAGAAGCCGGCACCTGGATGAGCTTCTGGCCCTGAGCCTCAGAACCCACAGGCCAGCCCAAGGGCTGGACACACTCAGACACTCCAGTTCCAGCCCTGCAGCAGGCACCTGTACAGAG GGCACCATCGTTGACGTGTTCTCCCGTGCTGGCCCCGTGTGTGCCCCCTCCTGGAAGTTCCCCGACCGCGTGGCTTGCGACCTGGACATGGTGTCCCTGCTGGAGCACTACGACTACATGCCGGGCGACCCCGAGTTCACGCAGCTGTCCCACGCTGTGCTGCTGGAGCTGGTGATCGACAG GCTCCTGCTGCTGCTTCAGAGCTGTGCAAGCTACCTGGAGAACCTCAGCTCGGAGCAGATGATGCCCCTGGCCCAGGCCGTGGGGCCCTGTATGTCCGTGGGGCTCACAGTGCGCTGCTTCTGGAACAGCCTGCTGAAGCTGGGCACACTTTACCAGCAAGCAGCCCCCCAG AAAAGGGTGAACCAAGGGGAAACCCTTACCTCCAAGCCCACAGCCAAGGGCGAGCCAGTCAGGAGCCCTGAATTTGTACCTGCCAAGTTCATCAAGCCCCTGTCCCCAAAGCCAGACTTGCCCCAGAGCTGCCAAGAACCAGACACTGTCCCCATCAGAGCAACCAGGGCCACTGAGAACGCCAGGAGCATCCACTCCCAGACCGTTGAGACGGCCCTGGTGCCCTGTGACGCATGCGCCAGCGTTCAGGGCAGCCTGCGGGAGGTGGGCAAGGTGGTCATGAGCCTGTGTCAGGCCCAGAACTTGCCCTCGTCCCTAGGCCCCTTCCAGCAGCTGGTGCAGGACAGCATGGGGCTCAAGCCACTGCCAGCTGCCACCGTGGGCCACTGGGCAGCAGAGCAGAGCAAAGACCTGCTGCGTGTCAGTAAGCATGTGGAGGCCCTCACTCAGCTCATCGGGCCCCTCCGGGCCCAGCTGGAGGAggctgagggacagaaggccggACTGAAGAAGCAGGTGGGCGAGCTGGAGCAAGCCCTGCAGCAGGAGCAGGGAGAGCGGCGGCAGCAGGCAGAGGAGGCTGAGCAGCGCCTGGCTGAGCGGGAACATGACAAGCAGCAACTGCTCACAG AAACGAGAGACCTAAAGAGAAAGGTGGCCGCCCTGGAGGAGCAGCTGAGGCAGCAGCAGGAGTCCATAGAGGCTGTGG AGGCAAAGGCAAAGCAGCTGCAGGAGGAGGCGGAGCTCAGGGCGGCAGCTGAGAAGCAGGTGCAACAGCTGGAAGAGCAGGTGCAGCTGCTGGCCGGGCGGCTGGACGGGGCCAGCCAGCAGATCCGCTGGGCCAGCACAGAGCTGGACAAGGAGAAGGCCCGGGTTGACAGCATGGTCCGCCACCAGGAG TCCCTGCAGGTCAAACAGCGAGCCCTGCTACAGCAGCTGGACGGCCTGGACCAGGAGCGCGAGG aggagctgCTGCAGAGCCTGCAGCGGGAGAAGCAAGGCCTGGAGCAGGCGACGACGGACCTGCAGCTGACCATCTCAGAGCTGGAACGGGAGCTCCTGGAGCTGCGGGAGCGAGAGCGGCTGCTGGTGGCCTTCCCGGACCTCCACAGGCCCAGCAAGGCCCAGATCCAAA GCTCCGGCAACATCACAGATGACATGGAGAGGCAGGTAGAGGCCAATGACATCCGCATCCGGGTCCTACAGGAGGAGAACGGGCGGCTTCGGGCCACGCTGGGCAAAATCCACGAGGTGGCTCAGCAGGGGGGCCTCCAG CTGATCCCCCAGGACCAGCTCTGGTGCCCTCCAACCACGGGAAGCCAGGGCACAGCACACACAGCTCGGGCCCAGAAGGCATCCCCAGG GATGTGGAGTCCCCAGCCTTGCCGAGTCCAGGCATGTGGTGGGCCCCGGAGCTCCTGGCTTCCTCCAGACGGGAGATGGGACAGCACACAGAGGGCAGAAAGAAGCTTCTGGCACTTGGGCAACATGGAAGTCTTTCTCTCCCTAGTGCAAGGGCTACAGGGTAAAACATGGACTCTTAACCATCTCAAAGAAGAGAGGTTTCAGGGTGAGGGTGGCGATGTGTGGGGAATGGAAAGCAGTGCTGAGCTGGGCCCAGGAGGACACTGA